A genome region from Vibrio tapetis subsp. tapetis includes the following:
- a CDS encoding sensor domain-containing diguanylate cyclase, translating to MSHSTLASALMKNPDIIHLVFESMPEPTFLINKHGVYLEAWGGTDTSRHHSPSTLIGLNQYDVLPEHLAHWFSSIIIEVIESGVPKELEYDLHPKDLPCFKGQEGPTELQQFNAFVVPLSDLNMVLWTVRNITEYKSNIRRLAQHQSELEKLTFTDHLTQVHNRFALESLLPTELKHAEIEQHDTAIFMIDIDHFKQLNDHYGHIKGDEALKQIGKQLNDWIDDNGVCFRYGGDEFLVFIRNISRSECQQKAQVLLSHVSQLRIPNINSPISPHLSITIGIKHCSYSNDAMDLEQIVMMADQALLYAKQRQRGTIHILT from the coding sequence ATGTCCCACTCGACTCTGGCTAGTGCTCTAATGAAAAACCCAGACATCATACATCTGGTTTTCGAAAGCATGCCCGAGCCAACTTTTCTCATCAATAAACATGGAGTCTACTTAGAAGCATGGGGAGGAACGGACACCAGCCGCCATCATTCCCCTTCTACACTGATAGGCTTAAATCAATACGATGTCTTGCCAGAACACCTCGCCCATTGGTTTAGCTCCATCATCATAGAAGTCATTGAGTCTGGCGTGCCCAAAGAGCTAGAATACGACCTTCATCCCAAAGACTTACCTTGCTTTAAAGGGCAAGAAGGGCCCACAGAACTACAACAATTTAACGCCTTTGTCGTGCCACTGAGTGACCTAAATATGGTCCTTTGGACAGTTCGAAATATCACTGAATACAAATCCAACATACGCCGTTTAGCTCAGCATCAAAGCGAATTAGAGAAGCTGACATTCACAGACCATTTAACACAAGTGCATAATCGGTTTGCACTCGAATCTCTGTTGCCAACGGAGTTAAAACACGCCGAGATAGAACAACACGACACAGCAATATTCATGATAGACATCGACCATTTCAAACAACTGAACGATCATTACGGTCACATCAAGGGCGACGAAGCTCTAAAACAAATTGGCAAGCAATTGAATGATTGGATTGATGATAACGGTGTGTGTTTTCGTTACGGGGGAGACGAATTTCTTGTATTTATTCGAAACATCAGCCGATCAGAATGCCAACAAAAAGCTCAAGTTTTACTATCACACGTGTCTCAATTACGAATACCCAACATTAACTCGCCTATATCGCCTCACTTATCCATAACGATTGGCATCAAACACTGCTCTTATTCAAACGACGCGATGGATTTAGAGCAAATAGTCATGATGGCTGATCAAGCACTTTTATACGCTAAACAAAGGCAAAGAGGCACCATTCATATTCTTACCTAA
- a CDS encoding amino acid ABC transporter permease, with protein sequence MNSQTSVDNKSSRPQHLPQWRPNWLDLVLLVLVALGAVWLYQRWSIGVQYHWRWADAIDLIFTPRADGSLPYFFQGLLSTIRLSLWGLVLALILGTALGVARFSDVSLLRIPANAFIQLIRNIPPLVFVFIFYFFVSNQLIPLLGLDGLLREHNGDINAIQLVIFGPANLWENLLSGVLCIGLLSSAYIAEIVRAGLAGIHQGQWEAADALGLSTWSKYRYVIAPQVLSAITPTLAGQTISLVKDSSIVALISIQELTFVGTEMANSSGLIFEIWLLVGVCYLLLCLGLSLAFSRLEKNAAWRP encoded by the coding sequence TTGAACAGCCAAACCTCAGTGGATAACAAATCATCACGACCACAGCACTTGCCACAATGGCGTCCAAACTGGCTCGACCTAGTGTTATTAGTATTAGTGGCTTTGGGCGCAGTATGGCTATATCAACGCTGGTCAATCGGCGTGCAATATCATTGGCGTTGGGCTGATGCCATTGATCTGATTTTTACGCCAAGAGCAGACGGCAGCCTACCCTATTTCTTTCAAGGCCTATTATCTACCATACGCCTCAGTCTCTGGGGGCTAGTTTTAGCACTCATATTAGGCACAGCACTTGGCGTTGCACGATTTTCTGATGTTTCCTTGCTACGCATTCCTGCCAATGCCTTTATTCAATTAATTCGAAACATTCCCCCTTTGGTGTTTGTCTTCATTTTCTACTTTTTTGTTTCCAATCAGTTGATCCCTTTACTGGGTTTAGACGGATTATTGCGTGAACACAATGGCGATATTAATGCAATTCAATTGGTCATTTTTGGACCCGCCAATTTATGGGAAAATCTACTCTCTGGTGTGCTCTGCATTGGTTTGTTGTCATCGGCTTACATTGCCGAGATTGTCAGAGCAGGTTTAGCTGGAATTCACCAGGGGCAATGGGAAGCAGCTGACGCCCTGGGCTTGTCAACATGGTCTAAGTATCGCTATGTGATTGCGCCTCAAGTTCTTTCTGCGATCACCCCAACCTTAGCTGGTCAAACTATCTCTCTGGTCAAAGACTCATCCATTGTTGCGCTGATTTCCATTCAAGAGCTGACCTTTGTGGGGACTGAAATGGCCAATTCCTCTGGCTTAATATTCGAAATCTGGTTATTGGTAGGCGTTTGTTATCTGTTGCTCTGCTTGGGGCTCTCTTTAGCCTTTAGCCGACTGGAGAAAAATGCCGCTTGGAGGCCTTGA